The [Clostridium] scindens ATCC 35704 nucleotide sequence GAATCTGATGATCGAGGGCCGGATGAGGCTTGAAGTGGGTGACAAAATCCGCGCAGGCAGCGCCCTGCTTCTGATTACTGATAGGAAAGGGACTTGCTTTGACGAATGCGGGCGGTACAAGACAGGAATGGATTGTATGCTGAAGGACTGCTGCTGGTTCGCCACAGCGCTTGAGGACGGGGAGATCCGTGCGGGCGACTTGCTGACTAAGACAGGAAGCCAGGAATATGACTGGCAGCGCTATGAAAGGCAGATGATGGTTCCGGGGATGGGAAGAGAGGCCCAGGAGAGGCTTGAGAAGGCGTCCGTCCTGGTGGTGGGAGCCGGCGGGCTTGGATGCCCGGTACTGACCACGCTGGCGGAGGCTGGCGTGGGGCGGATCGGAATCATGGACGGGGACGTGGTGGAACGGTCGAATCTGAACCGTCAGTATCTGTACACCCCTTCCGATATCGGAAAGAAGAAGGCGGTCTGCGCCGGAGCATGGCTTAAGCGGTTCCGGCCGGATATCGAACTTGAGGCATGGGAGGAACGGCTGACCCGGGAGAATGGGAAAAGAATCGTATCTTCGTTTGACCTGGTCATCTGCGCGGTGGATAAGGTCAAGACCCGCCTGCTGATCAACCGGCTGGCAAAAGAAGCCGGGAAGCCCCTGATTGACGGAGCCATCGACGGACACTATGGGACGGTGACCGCCGTGACCGGAAGGCAGGATCCCTGCCTGGCCTGTATGAATCCGGAGGGGAAAGAACCGGTACATATAAGCAGTTCCCTGGGAACCACCACGATGATCGTCGGAGCGTTGGAGGCCCAGCTTGCGGTGGCATATCTGGCTGGTCAGAAGCGCAAGGGAGGCAGCGTGCTAAGTTACGATGGAATCTATGGAACCGTGGAGGAAATCCCGGTATTTAAGAATCCCTCATGTCCAATATGCGGAGGAGATGACTGTTAATTTGATAAATAATTAACATGATTGGACGGGCAGATGAAATAATTAATGATAATTTATGGAAATTTGTGGTATTATCAGTTATTTTATATTATAATGAGTACTAGAACAAGTAAATAAACTCCGAGTCCCGGATTTCTGACGTATGGAAGCCGATAAGCATACGGGAAGGCGGGACCAATGGGTAGC carries:
- a CDS encoding ThiF family adenylyltransferase, which encodes MNAGRISRIQVFEAKNMPGRQEAAVRVVRNGGIEGDRHCMDQEKQISIMWEDASRFVEEEEIKGLCFSRIKANLMIEGRMRLEVGDKIRAGSALLLITDRKGTCFDECGRYKTGMDCMLKDCCWFATALEDGEIRAGDLLTKTGSQEYDWQRYERQMMVPGMGREAQERLEKASVLVVGAGGLGCPVLTTLAEAGVGRIGIMDGDVVERSNLNRQYLYTPSDIGKKKAVCAGAWLKRFRPDIELEAWEERLTRENGKRIVSSFDLVICAVDKVKTRLLINRLAKEAGKPLIDGAIDGHYGTVTAVTGRQDPCLACMNPEGKEPVHISSSLGTTTMIVGALEAQLAVAYLAGQKRKGGSVLSYDGIYGTVEEIPVFKNPSCPICGGDDC